In one Micromonospora polyrhachis genomic region, the following are encoded:
- a CDS encoding MXAN_6230/SCO0854 family RING domain-containing protein, with product MSGLAIATWTTDAKGDPLAAVLLRRTGLVAPGLLTGGGQKAKQSGRRSALTAEGLLALEADLLSMGWLMGPRLRDHLAGQPAEQLAATGLGLLVVLERLVGADVPHVPLFRRFPRSVPADTYDLYVQRVFTLLLQEPHQPCVLCGKCSTVRPVAPCAHLICHACWDMTDYSGCPLCQRRIDLAEPFLPVTALPKGGKPIPMPRRAAVLELAVDLNRSVYQLITGLLDRQTPLAPQDRADLTVLLDQVGHGDLGWLPERIPVRETRAVVLGRLVADPALADRLPDLLATHIGTATDVLRLLYVLHGGDPGLVDPPQRHRSLPRRVRRALLDRLDALPLPAVAADLRRHHVAWLHATEQLHPFEQAHRHPRAAVAFAVLRRTTIDESTPLGRLLTQTAYKHSGALRRDGTRLRLIGWAGQVEAAMAADDLASALRLAAQRPGELLRRLVALAGRTDDGDALVSAVAEAVPAVAPGVLLAALGAVRAATWPAGTRLYFPRGGSARLFTEPDRRPRLAADLGGELDLLLADELLARAGTLPAVEAALLDAALADLVAPFTERNASPSLVRLPRGSCQPLPGGRIVRLFVHWTEPARTRVDLDLSVALFDGGGSFVGWCDYTRLRFAGTAAVHSGDLTSAPAPLGASEFVDLDLPALRKRGIRYLTMIVFSYDGVAFEAMTDAFAGFMGDPGRGGQPFEPKAVEQRFDLTGNVKIATPLLVDLQTQTLRWIDATMSGTGGQHSVARYSRTLGRLTAAVNRYFTAGHRISLWEVAGWHAAARARTVHVRHRDGGLVTYRRGEDESVPAFAHRLTALGPADGVPTGNEPHPAAAGPQTTDGAPLPGFAALVRGDVELADGAQVYALHRAELDANRVDLLDAAQLVGLLTR from the coding sequence GTGTCCGGCCTGGCCATCGCGACCTGGACGACGGATGCCAAGGGTGATCCGCTGGCGGCGGTCCTGCTCCGCCGGACGGGTCTGGTCGCTCCCGGACTACTGACCGGCGGTGGCCAGAAGGCCAAGCAGTCGGGTCGCCGCTCCGCGTTGACCGCCGAGGGCCTGCTGGCGCTGGAAGCCGACCTGCTGTCGATGGGCTGGCTCATGGGTCCTCGGCTTCGCGACCACCTGGCCGGGCAGCCGGCCGAGCAGCTCGCCGCCACCGGGCTGGGCCTGCTGGTCGTACTGGAGAGGCTGGTCGGCGCGGACGTACCGCACGTCCCCCTGTTCCGGAGGTTTCCGCGTAGCGTCCCGGCCGACACCTACGACCTCTACGTCCAGCGGGTCTTCACCCTGCTCCTCCAGGAACCGCACCAGCCTTGTGTCCTGTGTGGGAAGTGTTCCACCGTTCGGCCGGTGGCACCCTGTGCCCACCTGATTTGCCACGCATGCTGGGACATGACCGACTATTCCGGCTGCCCGCTGTGCCAGCGCCGCATCGACCTGGCGGAGCCGTTCCTACCGGTCACCGCATTGCCGAAGGGCGGCAAGCCGATCCCGATGCCGCGCCGGGCCGCCGTACTGGAACTCGCCGTCGACCTGAACCGTTCCGTGTACCAGCTGATCACCGGGCTGCTGGACCGGCAGACCCCGCTGGCCCCGCAGGACCGGGCCGACCTGACCGTACTGCTGGATCAGGTGGGGCACGGCGACCTGGGCTGGCTGCCGGAGCGGATCCCCGTCCGGGAGACCCGGGCGGTGGTGCTCGGTCGGCTGGTCGCCGACCCGGCCCTCGCCGACCGACTGCCCGACCTCCTGGCCACCCACATCGGTACGGCCACCGACGTACTGCGCCTGCTGTACGTGCTGCACGGCGGCGACCCCGGCCTGGTCGACCCGCCACAACGGCACCGATCGCTGCCGCGTCGGGTACGCCGGGCGCTACTCGACCGGCTCGACGCACTGCCGCTGCCCGCGGTTGCGGCGGACCTGCGCCGGCACCATGTCGCCTGGCTGCACGCCACCGAGCAGCTACATCCGTTCGAACAGGCCCACCGGCACCCCCGGGCGGCGGTGGCCTTCGCCGTCCTACGCCGTACCACCATCGACGAGTCGACCCCGCTCGGGCGGCTCCTGACGCAAACCGCCTACAAGCACTCGGGGGCGCTGCGCCGGGACGGAACGCGGCTGCGGCTGATCGGCTGGGCGGGACAGGTCGAGGCGGCCATGGCGGCCGACGATCTGGCGAGCGCCCTACGACTGGCCGCGCAACGTCCGGGCGAGTTGCTCCGCCGACTGGTGGCGCTGGCCGGTCGTACCGATGATGGTGACGCCCTGGTGTCGGCGGTCGCCGAGGCCGTGCCGGCCGTCGCGCCCGGCGTGCTGCTGGCCGCGCTCGGGGCGGTACGCGCCGCGACCTGGCCGGCCGGCACCCGGCTCTACTTCCCGCGTGGCGGCAGTGCCCGGCTGTTCACCGAGCCGGACCGCCGTCCCCGGCTTGCGGCCGACCTCGGCGGTGAACTGGACCTGTTGCTGGCCGACGAACTACTCGCTCGCGCCGGCACCCTGCCGGCGGTCGAGGCGGCCCTGCTGGACGCGGCCCTGGCCGACCTGGTCGCGCCCTTTACCGAACGGAATGCCTCACCGTCGCTGGTCCGGCTGCCCCGGGGTAGCTGTCAGCCGCTGCCGGGGGGCCGGATCGTCCGGTTGTTCGTGCACTGGACCGAGCCGGCGCGGACCCGGGTCGACCTGGACCTGTCGGTGGCGCTGTTCGACGGTGGCGGGAGTTTCGTCGGCTGGTGCGACTACACCCGGCTCCGGTTCGCCGGCACCGCCGCCGTGCACTCCGGTGACCTCACCTCGGCCCCAGCTCCGCTCGGCGCCAGCGAGTTCGTCGACCTCGACCTGCCCGCGCTACGCAAGCGCGGTATCCGGTACCTCACGATGATCGTCTTCAGCTACGACGGTGTCGCGTTCGAGGCCATGACCGACGCGTTCGCCGGGTTCATGGGCGACCCGGGTCGGGGCGGCCAGCCATTCGAGCCGAAGGCGGTCGAGCAGCGATTCGACCTGACCGGCAACGTCAAGATCGCCACCCCGCTCCTCGTCGACCTGCAGACCCAGACCCTGCGCTGGATCGACGCCACCATGAGCGGTACCGGCGGCCAGCACAGCGTGGCCCGTTACTCGCGAACCCTCGGGCGACTCACCGCCGCCGTGAACCGGTACTTCACCGCCGGCCACCGGATCAGCCTCTGGGAAGTGGCCGGCTGGCACGCGGCGGCCCGTGCCCGAACCGTGCACGTACGACACCGGGATGGCGGCCTGGTGACCTACCGGCGAGGCGAGGACGAATCCGTGCCAGCGTTCGCGCATCGACTCACGGCACTCGGCCCGGCCGACGGCGTACCCACCGGCAATGAGCCCCATCCCGCCGCCGCCGGACCGCAGACCACCGACGGCGCGCCGCTGCCCGGCTTCGCCGCCCTGGTGCGCGGTGACGTCGAACTGGCCGACGGCGCGCAGGTGTACGCCCTGCACCGGGCGGAACTGGATGCCAACCGGGTCGATCTGCTGGACGCGGCGCAACTGGTCGGCCTGCTCACCCGGTAA
- a CDS encoding MMPL family transporter → MATLLYRLGRASFRRRKLVLVLWLAALAALGTAALTFMGPTASNFTMPGTESQRAIDQLKKEFPEASGATGTIVVAAPESQEPTKPMETAAVQAQVQALVQEANSLPGVLAALDPFQTGAVSQDGRHAMIQVQFIEGADGVTDAQREAYQRSGAAAKAAGFQVEHGGEVMTTEPEIGGTEAIGVVIALVVLIVTFGSLVAAGMTMLNALIGVGVGMAGLYALSSTIEMTSVTPVLALMLGLAVGIDYSLFITSRYREYLTEGLSPEEAVGRAVGTAGSAVVFAGATVVIALAGLAVVNIPFLTLMSLAAAATVAIAVLVAITLLPALLGFVGPRVLSRKQRRTDAPIRAEGFGFRWARIVIRLRVPVLLVGVLGLGALAIPAADMRLALPDASNSAEGTPAREAADLTTASFGPGFNGRLAMIVSGDSPEQTATAVGAVTAAVQGTDNLLTLTPPNLSRDQRTALLGVIPKTGPTDEATETLVHDIRAKVAKIDGADIALTGQTAVGIDVSEKLSDAMPVYLLLVVGLSVLLLMLVFRSILVPLKAALGFLLTVGATFGLTVLTFQTGELSDLVGLDTPGPLVSFLPILLIGILFGLAMDYEVFLVSRMREDFVHGDTPRQATINGMGHGGRVVTAAALIMTAVFAGFILVEDPIIKSMGFALAVGVAIDAFIVRMTLVPAVMSLLGKAAWWLPRWLQKVLPNVDIEGERLREHLSTEPEREPVNV, encoded by the coding sequence ATGGCAACTTTGCTCTATCGGCTTGGCCGAGCCTCATTCCGACGCCGGAAGCTGGTGCTGGTTCTCTGGCTCGCGGCGCTGGCGGCGCTCGGCACCGCAGCGCTGACGTTCATGGGACCGACGGCAAGCAACTTCACGATGCCGGGCACCGAGTCCCAGCGCGCGATCGATCAGCTGAAGAAGGAGTTCCCCGAGGCCAGCGGTGCTACCGGCACAATCGTGGTGGCCGCGCCGGAAAGCCAGGAGCCGACCAAGCCGATGGAGACGGCAGCGGTGCAGGCACAGGTGCAGGCCCTGGTGCAGGAAGCCAACTCCCTGCCCGGCGTGCTGGCCGCGCTCGACCCGTTCCAGACCGGTGCCGTCTCGCAGGACGGGCGGCACGCAATGATCCAGGTGCAGTTCATCGAGGGGGCGGACGGGGTCACCGACGCGCAGCGCGAGGCGTACCAGCGCAGCGGTGCGGCGGCGAAGGCGGCCGGCTTCCAGGTGGAGCACGGCGGCGAGGTGATGACCACCGAGCCGGAGATCGGTGGAACCGAAGCCATCGGTGTCGTCATCGCCCTGGTCGTGCTGATCGTGACGTTCGGCTCGTTGGTAGCGGCGGGCATGACGATGCTCAACGCGCTGATCGGTGTCGGTGTCGGCATGGCCGGCCTGTACGCGTTGAGCAGCACCATCGAAATGACCAGTGTCACGCCGGTGCTCGCACTCATGCTCGGCTTGGCGGTCGGCATCGACTACTCGCTCTTCATCACCTCCCGGTATCGGGAGTACCTCACCGAGGGTCTGTCGCCTGAGGAAGCGGTTGGTCGGGCGGTGGGTACCGCCGGCTCCGCCGTCGTCTTCGCCGGTGCCACCGTCGTCATCGCGCTGGCTGGCCTGGCCGTGGTGAACATCCCGTTCCTGACCCTGATGAGTCTGGCTGCCGCCGCCACCGTTGCGATCGCTGTCCTGGTCGCCATCACCCTGCTGCCCGCCCTGCTCGGGTTCGTCGGCCCACGCGTCCTGTCCCGCAAGCAGCGGCGCACCGACGCCCCGATACGCGCCGAAGGCTTCGGGTTCCGCTGGGCGCGGATCGTCATCCGGCTGCGGGTACCGGTACTCCTGGTCGGCGTGCTCGGTCTCGGCGCACTCGCCATCCCGGCCGCCGACATGCGCCTGGCGCTGCCCGACGCCAGTAACAGCGCCGAAGGCACCCCGGCCCGCGAGGCCGCGGACCTGACCACCGCGAGTTTCGGCCCGGGCTTCAACGGTCGACTGGCGATGATCGTGTCGGGTGACTCACCGGAGCAGACCGCAACAGCCGTCGGTGCCGTCACCGCAGCGGTGCAGGGTACCGATAACCTGCTCACCCTCACCCCGCCGAATCTGAGTCGCGATCAGCGGACCGCCCTGCTGGGGGTCATCCCGAAGACCGGTCCGACCGACGAGGCGACCGAGACTCTGGTACACGACATCCGGGCCAAGGTCGCGAAGATCGATGGTGCCGACATCGCGCTGACCGGTCAGACCGCAGTCGGCATCGACGTGTCCGAGAAGCTCTCCGACGCGATGCCCGTCTACCTGCTGCTCGTCGTGGGCCTGTCGGTGCTGTTGCTGATGCTGGTGTTCCGGTCCATCCTGGTGCCGCTGAAGGCCGCGCTGGGCTTCCTCCTGACGGTCGGCGCCACCTTCGGCCTCACCGTGTTGACGTTCCAGACGGGCGAGCTGAGCGACCTGGTCGGCCTGGACACCCCGGGTCCGCTGGTGAGCTTCCTGCCCATCTTGCTCATCGGCATCCTGTTCGGCCTGGCGATGGACTACGAGGTCTTCCTGGTGTCGCGCATGCGGGAGGACTTCGTACACGGCGACACTCCCCGGCAGGCCACCATCAACGGCATGGGGCACGGTGGTCGGGTGGTCACCGCCGCCGCGCTGATCATGACTGCGGTGTTCGCCGGTTTCATCCTGGTCGAGGATCCGATCATCAAGTCGATGGGCTTCGCCCTCGCGGTCGGCGTGGCGATCGACGCCTTCATCGTCCGGATGACGCTGGTGCCAGCGGTGATGTCGCTGCTCGGCAAGGCCGCATGGTGGCTGCCGCGCTGGCTGCAGAAGGTGCTGCCGAACGTCGACATCGAGGGTGAGCGGCTCCGCGAGCACCTGAGCACGGAGCCGGAGCGCGAGCCGGTGAACGTCTGA
- a CDS encoding glycosyltransferase family 8 protein yields MPDDPPVADGSSPGSTIRVATATDRRYLPYAAAMAQSLAAHRDPATPVELTILHADVSAAEQRRVECGAEGITVHWIRMDADGYQRWGIDPDPMLLAPQYFRCLLPRILPVTVQRVIYIDADTLVLDDLRPLWNWPLDGRPVAAVGDLVSVIRDAISHWQELGLDGGAPYFNSGVMVADLAIWRNEGIGERVLRRCQLDRDRLLIRDRWPQYDQYGFNVVLQNRWSRLPDRWNHFPERAATRPGIVHFLGDTKPGAPRTRPEFTRLFMRAVDLTPWAGWRPTPKPPALSVP; encoded by the coding sequence ATGCCAGACGACCCTCCCGTCGCGGATGGGAGCAGTCCGGGTTCGACCATCCGGGTGGCGACGGCAACTGACCGGCGATACCTGCCGTACGCCGCGGCCATGGCACAGTCGCTGGCCGCCCACCGCGACCCGGCCACCCCGGTCGAACTGACGATCCTGCATGCGGACGTTTCCGCTGCCGAGCAGCGGCGGGTGGAGTGCGGAGCCGAGGGAATCACCGTCCACTGGATCCGGATGGACGCCGACGGCTACCAGCGGTGGGGGATCGACCCGGACCCGATGCTGCTGGCCCCGCAGTACTTCAGATGCCTGTTGCCCAGGATCCTTCCGGTCACCGTGCAGCGTGTGATCTACATCGACGCCGACACCCTCGTTCTCGACGATCTCCGTCCGCTCTGGAACTGGCCGCTGGACGGCCGGCCAGTGGCGGCCGTCGGCGACCTCGTCTCGGTCATCCGCGATGCCATCAGCCACTGGCAGGAGCTTGGCCTCGACGGGGGCGCCCCCTACTTCAACTCCGGGGTCATGGTGGCCGACCTGGCGATCTGGCGGAACGAGGGCATCGGCGAACGCGTGCTCCGCCGATGCCAGCTCGACCGGGACCGGCTCCTGATCCGGGACCGCTGGCCGCAGTACGACCAGTACGGCTTCAACGTGGTCCTGCAGAACCGGTGGAGCCGGTTGCCCGACCGGTGGAACCACTTCCCGGAGCGGGCCGCCACCCGCCCCGGGATCGTGCACTTCCTGGGGGACACCAAACCCGGGGCACCCCGGACCCGGCCGGAATTCACCCGCCTCTTCATGCGGGCGGTGGATCTGACCCCCTGGGCGGGCTGGCGTCCGACCCCGAAACCACCTGCTCTCTCCGTGCCCTGA
- a CDS encoding phospholipase D-like domain-containing protein, producing the protein MLLAAVVVPLALVAGPVDASAVTVVDGSSSVLFLRPNLDPVPDSAYAAPDPGKNGPQLGAYQDPRLRDEIAALVNLTDPGSTLYASLYTFSDQGITDNLLAAHARGVKVRLLVEACTGGDPATCRQSTQVGALVAGLPSYTPSAVGSWVKQCYASCAGGGVGVNHSKFWVFSELSDGRTDVTVVTSANPTKPQQRMWQDQLQISGNSALAAAYRSYAHRKLAVTGTSKVYETGHVDAGAFRVWFSPRNSPSAAEDATINASFNPQSIRHDVFAAAIDDVQCSSSRTDDIIQLAMWGFRAARPEVIDALGDKLAAGCTVEVAAGEHQDALPALTARGIPVYSMNPGGCRQSFFAVGTTVNSECSDGSIHSKYLVVQGVSRKDQQLHRYVYTGSHNLTNGALKKNDEILMRVDDQSLFDAYVADFTAIRQAAVVIAPNRYPDATFATANAVDTGDQFAPAVAAYQDADGRHRSVAAYASGSRSTLNNEIRLGRFVDGVRQSDVVVRTGGSSTAWNYRTPDVGITSTGDAVVVWADDGNGNGGYEIRARRVRADGTMGPVLNVNSQADGDQSEPSVAVLPDSRFAVTWQDRSTAGASSIRYASFSATDSRLSPVAGGYDVPVQAVIGGTYRKPDLAVDAAGTAVVAWEDDADGNGGYSIRAATGTLDGVFGGIIAVHTGTFSDGQQLEPVVAATASGTWYVAWTDYYDQRTGYDGRPQSMIYLRAFAGSTALFAPKTVSGPIYRWTTSTSGQYVVTSQTPYQSDRVGRQSHPDIAVDAAGNAVLVWQESGQSTGLTSARSGTEVWARGIDATGSTDNLFPEYRLSVFTANQQDAPVVGMDQSGMLTAVYVDDWDGNGGTQLKIRYGFRNCAQRC; encoded by the coding sequence GTGCTGCTGGCTGCGGTCGTCGTTCCGCTGGCCCTGGTCGCCGGGCCGGTCGACGCGTCGGCCGTTACCGTCGTCGACGGCAGTAGTAGCGTTCTGTTTCTCCGGCCCAACCTGGATCCGGTGCCGGACTCGGCCTATGCCGCGCCGGACCCGGGCAAGAACGGACCCCAACTCGGGGCCTATCAGGATCCTCGGCTGCGTGACGAAATCGCCGCGTTGGTCAATCTCACTGATCCGGGCTCCACCCTGTACGCCTCGCTGTACACCTTCAGCGATCAGGGAATCACCGACAACCTGCTGGCCGCCCACGCCCGAGGCGTCAAGGTCAGGTTGCTGGTCGAAGCCTGCACCGGCGGGGACCCGGCCACCTGCCGCCAGTCGACCCAGGTCGGTGCCCTGGTCGCCGGACTGCCCAGCTACACCCCCTCGGCGGTCGGCTCCTGGGTGAAGCAGTGCTACGCGTCCTGCGCGGGGGGTGGTGTGGGGGTCAACCACAGCAAGTTCTGGGTCTTCAGCGAGCTGTCCGACGGTCGTACCGACGTCACCGTCGTCACCTCGGCCAATCCCACCAAGCCACAGCAGCGGATGTGGCAGGACCAGCTACAGATATCCGGCAACAGCGCCTTGGCCGCCGCGTACCGCAGCTACGCCCATCGAAAACTCGCCGTTACCGGCACCAGCAAGGTGTACGAGACCGGGCACGTGGACGCCGGTGCCTTTCGGGTCTGGTTCTCGCCCCGCAACTCGCCGAGCGCTGCGGAGGACGCGACGATCAACGCGTCGTTCAACCCGCAGAGCATCCGGCACGACGTCTTCGCGGCGGCAATCGACGACGTACAGTGCTCCAGCAGCCGTACCGACGACATCATCCAGCTCGCCATGTGGGGGTTCCGCGCGGCCCGGCCCGAGGTGATCGACGCATTGGGGGACAAGCTGGCCGCCGGCTGCACGGTAGAGGTAGCCGCCGGTGAGCATCAGGACGCGCTACCCGCCCTGACCGCTCGCGGTATCCCGGTCTACTCGATGAATCCCGGCGGATGTCGACAGTCCTTCTTCGCAGTGGGCACCACAGTCAACTCGGAGTGTTCGGACGGCAGCATCCATTCGAAGTACCTGGTGGTCCAAGGGGTGTCGCGAAAGGACCAGCAGCTGCATCGGTACGTCTACACCGGCTCGCACAACCTCACCAACGGGGCGCTGAAGAAGAACGACGAGATCCTGATGCGAGTCGACGACCAGAGCCTCTTCGACGCGTACGTCGCGGACTTCACCGCGATCAGGCAGGCTGCGGTCGTCATCGCCCCGAACCGGTACCCGGACGCCACCTTCGCCACTGCCAACGCCGTCGACACCGGTGACCAGTTCGCCCCGGCAGTCGCCGCGTACCAGGACGCCGATGGCCGGCACCGGTCCGTGGCGGCCTATGCCTCCGGTTCCCGAAGCACGCTCAACAACGAGATCCGGTTGGGCCGGTTCGTCGACGGCGTACGCCAGTCCGACGTCGTGGTGCGCACCGGTGGCAGCAGTACGGCGTGGAACTATCGGACCCCGGACGTCGGCATCACCTCGACCGGGGATGCCGTGGTGGTGTGGGCCGACGACGGCAACGGCAACGGCGGGTACGAGATCCGGGCCCGTCGGGTGCGCGCGGACGGCACCATGGGCCCGGTGCTGAATGTCAACAGCCAGGCCGACGGCGACCAGAGCGAACCCTCCGTCGCGGTGCTGCCGGACAGCCGGTTCGCGGTCACCTGGCAGGACCGCTCCACGGCCGGCGCGAGTTCCATCCGGTACGCCAGTTTCTCCGCCACCGACAGTCGGCTCTCCCCGGTGGCCGGGGGCTACGACGTTCCGGTGCAGGCGGTCATCGGGGGCACCTACCGTAAGCCGGACCTGGCGGTCGACGCGGCCGGTACCGCGGTGGTGGCCTGGGAGGACGACGCGGACGGCAACGGCGGCTACAGCATCCGGGCCGCCACCGGCACCCTCGACGGGGTGTTCGGCGGCATCATCGCCGTGCACACCGGGACCTTCTCCGACGGGCAGCAACTCGAACCCGTGGTGGCCGCTACGGCATCCGGCACCTGGTATGTGGCCTGGACGGACTACTACGACCAGCGGACCGGGTACGACGGCCGACCCCAGTCGATGATCTACCTACGCGCCTTCGCCGGTTCGACGGCCCTCTTCGCGCCGAAGACGGTCAGTGGGCCGATCTACCGGTGGACCACGAGCACCTCCGGGCAGTACGTGGTGACCAGCCAGACGCCGTACCAGTCGGACCGGGTCGGCCGGCAGTCCCACCCGGACATAGCGGTGGACGCCGCCGGCAACGCGGTGCTGGTGTGGCAGGAGAGCGGCCAGTCCACCGGGCTGACCAGCGCCCGCAGCGGCACCGAGGTGTGGGCGCGAGGGATCGACGCGACCGGCAGCACCGACAACCTCTTCCCGGAGTACCGACTGAGCGTGTTCACCGCGAACCAGCAGGACGCCCCGGTGGTCGGGATGGACCAGTCGGGCATGCTGACCGCCGTGTACGTCGATGACTGGGACGGCAACGGCGGCACCCAACTGAAGATCAGGTACGGGTTCCGCAACTGTGCGCAGCGCTGCTGA
- a CDS encoding aldo/keto reductase: protein MAPLAIPKVAVAVLRRAVELGVNHVDTAGTYGFGDLHAHELIRQALSPYPKDLVIATKVSSADEASAAQLRGLVEQDLRRLGQDHLDLVYLRVGGMGKAGDESLAERFTVLAATRDVTGDPGHPRHQLARPPD from the coding sequence GTGGCTCCACTCGCGATCCCAAAGGTGGCCGTCGCGGTGCTGCGCCGTGCCGTGGAACTCGGCGTGAACCACGTCGACACCGCCGGCACCTATGGGTTCGGTGACCTCCATGCGCACGAGCTGATCCGGCAAGCGTTGTCGCCGTATCCGAAAGACCTGGTGATCGCCACCAAGGTCAGCTCCGCTGACGAGGCATCCGCCGCTCAGCTGCGCGGTCTGGTCGAACAGGATCTGCGCCGCCTCGGCCAGGACCACCTCGACCTGGTCTACCTACGCGTGGGCGGTATGGGCAAAGCCGGCGACGAATCACTCGCCGAACGCTTCACGGTCCTCGCGGCTACTCGCGACGTCACCGGTGACCCTGGCCATCCCCGGCACCAGCTCGCTCGACCACCTGACTGA
- a CDS encoding TetR/AcrR family transcriptional regulator produces MVPSKTRDRILAAAARQFAHTGFRGTSLHDIAVEVGCSKATLLYHFDSKEAILVTLMEPAARDFVELDTRLRQLDVEAAREAAIEGFVDLVLRYRQEVALIYDTARQLFQQAPFEGYWPLVDNLTHVVAGRSTDPAARISAEVLLAGIAAIVIDRDEERDADLRPILVDVARRALLPRT; encoded by the coding sequence ATGGTCCCGAGTAAGACCCGCGACAGGATCCTGGCCGCCGCGGCCCGTCAGTTCGCGCACACCGGGTTCCGGGGCACCTCACTGCACGACATCGCGGTCGAGGTCGGTTGTTCGAAGGCGACCCTGCTCTACCACTTCGACAGCAAGGAAGCGATCCTCGTCACGCTGATGGAACCGGCCGCAAGAGACTTTGTCGAACTCGACACACGGCTACGTCAGCTTGACGTCGAGGCGGCTCGCGAGGCCGCCATCGAAGGCTTCGTCGACCTGGTCCTCCGGTATCGGCAGGAAGTCGCGCTCATCTACGACACCGCGCGACAACTGTTCCAGCAAGCCCCGTTCGAAGGCTACTGGCCACTGGTCGACAACCTGACCCACGTGGTCGCCGGCCGATCGACCGACCCGGCGGCACGGATCTCCGCCGAGGTACTGCTCGCCGGGATCGCCGCGATCGTCATCGACCGAGACGAGGAGCGCGACGCCGACTTGCGCCCGATCCTCGTCGACGTGGCGAGACGGGCGCTGCTGCCCCGCACCTGA
- a CDS encoding DivIVA domain-containing protein: MPVDALPNFTIVLRGYDPAQVDAVVRRAAEARVSTDPAQRSAVLSELSNTRLLVKFRGYDRSQVDDYLRQVTNLLR, translated from the coding sequence ATGCCTGTCGATGCCCTGCCCAACTTCACCATCGTGCTGCGCGGCTACGACCCCGCCCAGGTAGACGCGGTCGTACGGCGTGCCGCCGAAGCGCGAGTGTCCACCGACCCCGCCCAGCGGTCTGCGGTGCTGTCCGAGTTGAGCAACACCAGACTGCTGGTGAAGTTCCGGGGGTACGACCGTTCCCAGGTCGACGACTACCTCCGCCAGGTCACAAACCTGCTCCGTTAG
- a CDS encoding DNA-3-methyladenine glycosylase, protein MDYSWLRRPAGEVPEAARTLLGWEVSAGGVRIRLTEVEAYAGTGEDPASHAHRGPTPRTKVMFGPAGHAYTYFVFGVHWCLNVVCGDDGEAAAVLLRAGEVIDGLDVARERRGAVADRDLARGPARLVVALGITSSANGTSMIDGSGPLLLTPPTRPVDPALIVAGPRVGVAAAHDVPWRFWISADPTVSPYRRHVPRRRVARQSGGVA, encoded by the coding sequence ATGGACTATTCGTGGCTTCGCCGGCCAGCCGGCGAGGTGCCCGAGGCCGCACGGACCCTACTCGGTTGGGAGGTTTCGGCCGGCGGTGTCCGGATCAGGCTGACCGAGGTCGAGGCGTACGCCGGAACGGGGGAAGATCCGGCCTCGCACGCCCACCGGGGACCGACGCCCCGGACCAAGGTCATGTTCGGGCCGGCTGGACACGCCTACACCTACTTTGTGTTCGGCGTCCACTGGTGCCTGAACGTCGTCTGTGGTGACGACGGTGAGGCGGCGGCGGTGCTGCTCCGAGCGGGTGAGGTCATCGATGGACTGGACGTCGCCCGCGAGCGTCGCGGGGCGGTGGCCGACCGGGATCTGGCGCGGGGACCGGCCCGGCTGGTGGTGGCGCTCGGGATCACCTCGTCCGCGAACGGCACCTCCATGATCGACGGAAGCGGCCCCCTTCTGTTGACCCCGCCGACCCGGCCGGTCGACCCGGCACTGATCGTCGCGGGGCCCCGCGTCGGGGTGGCCGCCGCCCACGACGTGCCCTGGCGATTCTGGATCAGCGCCGACCCGACGGTCAGCCCATACCGACGGCACGTGCCCCGTCGGCGGGTCGCGAGACAGTCCGGTGGGGTTGCGTAG